GCTTGGTTATCCTTTTGTGGGGGCGGGGGAGGTCCACACATGCCCGGATGCGTCTGACGTTTCGGCGGCCAGGAGGGGCAGCCGAACGGACGGCTGTCAGCCACCTCGATCGTGAGCCTGCGCCCATGGCGGCGGCGCTGACGGCGGAGCCTCCGGCCGAATTTGCGCGACTCGTGTTCCTGGGCGATGTCTATGCAGGAAGCAGGCAGCGTGCGCCGGCCATCGATCCCATGCTCGTCGCCGCGCTCCAATCGGCGGACCTCGTCGTCGCCAATTGCGCCGGTCCAGTGGTGCGCAGGCCCCATCTGCCGGTGCGAAGCTGGCTCAAACAGCGCCGTCACATGGATGCCGGCGCGTTGCTCGGCGTCATCTCGGCGATGGGCGTGGAGACGGAACGGCTCGCACTCTCCGTCGCGAACAGCCACGCTCTGGACCAGTCGGTCGCGGGCTTCGAGGAAACGGTGGACACCCTCAAGGCGCTCCAGGTGCGGGTCATCGGCGCGGCGCAGCGCGGCCTGGTCCAGACCGTCCGCGCCGGTTCGCTTCATGTGGGATTGCTCGCCTTTGCGGAACCCGAGCGCCACGCGCGCCGCTTGCGCAGGCATGTAGTCACGGCTGGGGACCTCGCTGCCTCGCACTGGCTGACGGGAGAGGACCGGCAGCCCGACCTGGTTTGCGCGTTTCCGCATTGGGACCGGTGGAAAGCGCGCCGCCCCGGATTGCGCGCCTTGGACCGCGCAGGGCGGCTTGCGGAACGAGGCATAAGCCTTGTCGCCGGACACCATCCGTCGCGACTGCAACCCCTCGAACGCGTCGGGAATGCCTATGTGGCCTATGGGCTTGGCGTGTTCCACGGGCGCGGGGCCGCGAGGAGTCTCGCCGACCGCGTGGGTGCGATGCTCGTCGTCGACGTCAGCACGGCCCGGCGCGAGCGCGGCCGCATTGCGGCATACGAGCTGTTCCCGTTCGTCCGGCTCGCAGAAGCCAGCCGCGACCGCATCGTGCCGCTCGAATACGCGCCGCCCGAGTTGCGCAGTCAGGCCGAAGCGACATTTGCCCATCTTGCTTCCGTCCGCTGCTGACGCCAGCAGTTCTACTGCCGAGGCGAAATCCCTTTCAGATCAAAGAGATTGACCGGTCTGCGCGGGCATATGGCGCAGCGAGACGCTAATTTTTTGGAGATGAAACCGAAGATCACAGCGCCGACACACCTTGCAAGGATCGTTGATACATGCGATATGTTGACGCGTTCGGGCATTTGCTGACCCGGAGACTGGAACGTTTTGGACGACCCTTTCCCCGACATTGTGAATCTCTGACGACCCGCCCTTGGCACGGGTGTGTTCGCGCGCCGGCGCGGCACGGCCAAGAACTGACCGACCTTCCGAATGGCGCCCGATGAGGAGGGTTTTCGATTTGATGGGTGAAGGAGAGACCCCAGAATGTCCCAGACAGGCACTGTGAAGTTCTTTAACGCAACCAAAGGCTTTGGCTTCATCACGCCGGATGGCGGCGCGAAGGACGTCTTCGTGCACATCTCGGCGATCGAGAAGTCCGGCCTGCGCACGCTGGTCGACGGCCAGAAGGTTTCCTTCGACGTCGAGCCCGACCGCATGGGCAAGGGCCCGAAGGCAGTCAACCTGCGCGTCGAATAAAGCGGCCTATCTCCTAGGGGATACGACCGATACTTGGGGCATGGCGGTAACGCGCCATGCCCCTTTTGTTTTGGCTGCGGCCACGACTTGCTTTGCTTGGCGTCGGGACTTGACGTTCTTCGCCGGTCCGCCGCGTGAATTCTCTCCATTGCGCCACATGTAAAGTTTCACTTGCTCGTGATCGAAAAATGGAGGAAAAACCGGTGTTCGGGCATTTGCCGGCCCGGAGACTGGAATGGCATGCCCCGGAAGCTCGACATAAAGGGGGCCGGGGTGGTTCGTGATAAAGAAGGCATCAATGCCTCAAGGGGAACTGTCCGTTTCTTCTCCTCCTGTGAACGGCCCAATAACGGTTGGAGCCATTCTCCGGCTGTCGAACCCGTCCTGGGATAAGAGGAGCATCTCATGCCGCAGACCGGCACAGTAAAATTCTTCAATCATGCCAAAGGCTTTGGCTTCATCACACCGGATGACGGCCAGAAGGACGTCTTCGTCCACATTTCGGCCGTGCAGTCGTCCGGGCTTCCCGGTCTCGAGGACGGGCAGAAGGTGCGCTTCGAAACCGAACCGGACAAGCGCGGCAAGGGTCCGAAGGCCGTCAACCTGAGCGTCATCTGACGCCAGGGTTCGACTTCCGCCGCGCAAGCGACGAAAATCCTCCCGGCCTGACGGACGGGGGGCGTTTCGGTTTCGCGGCATGAGCAGACGTTCAGCCTGCGTTCAGGAGACGCAGCCTAGAATTCCTGCAGTTCGGGTTCACGTCTCAACGGACCCGTGCAGGAGACAAAAATGAGCTTGCTGAAGAAGACCATTCTCTCGGTGGCCGTCGCTGCGACGACCTTTGCCGCCATTCCGGCGGAAGCCGGTGAGCGTTGGCGCCATCATGGCGGCTACCATTCTCATGGCAGTTCCGACGGCGACCTGGTTGCGGCCGGCATCGTTGGGCTGGCGCTCGGGGCGCTGGCCGTGGGGGCGCTCAACACGAACCGACAGCCGGTCTACGCAGACCGCTACTATCGCAACCCGCCGCCGCGGCCGAGCCGCTACTACTACGAGGGTGCCGTCGCGCGCGGCGGCGTCGAGCCGTGGTCGCGCTCCTGGTACCGCTACTGCAGCAACCGCTATCGCAGTTTCGATCCGCAGACCGGCACCTATGTCGGCTATGACGGCCGCGAGCGCTTCTGTAACGCGAATTGATCCCGCAGCGCGCGTCCGGGCGCCCGAGCCTGGACGCGATGCTTACCTGAGAAACGGGTTTTCCAGGCGTTCCTCGCCGAAGCGCCCGCCCGGGCCGTGGCCGCAGACAAAGCCCACCTGGTCGCCAAGCGGCAGCAGCTTCTCCTTGATCGAGCGGATGAGCGCCTCGTGGTCGCCGCCGGGAAGGTCAGTGCGGCCGACGGAGCCGCGGAAGAGGACGTCGCCGACATGGGCGAAGTTCGCCGCGCGGTTGAAGTAGACCACGTGTCCCGGCGCGTGGCCCGGGCAGTGCAGCACCTCGAACACATGGTCGCCGAAGCTGACCGTCTCGCCCTCGGAGAGATACCGGTCGGGCGTGCAGTTGCGCACGCTGCCGGCCATCCCGTACATCTGCGCCTGCTTCTCGACATTGGCGAGCAGCCCTTTGTCAGCCTCGTGCGGACCGACGATGTCGACGCCCAGCGCCTCCTTCAGCTCCATCGCGCCGCCGACATGGTCGATGTGTCCGTGGGTGATCCAGATCTGCTCGATCTTGACGCCCTGGTCGTCGATCGCGGCGCGGATTTGGTCGACGTCGCCGCCCGGATCGATGACCACGCCTGTCTTGGTGTCCATGTCGAAGAGGATGGTGCAATTCTGCTGGAACGGCGTGACCGGGACGATGATTCCGTTGAGCTGACCCATTTGCATTCCTTCCTGACGTCGGGGCGGATGTATGGGGTCGATGCCCGAACGTCCACCGAAAAGAAGCGGGCGGCATCGCTGCCGCCCGCCGCCTGGCTGTGAAGAACCGATCCGCTCAGGCCTTCTTCATCGATCCCATGACTGCGCCGACGATGGCGGTCAGGAGGGCGCCGCCTCCAGCGCCGCCGATGACGTCGCCCAGCAGCCCGCCCATCGATCCGCCTGCTGCCGCTCCGGCGGCCGGATCACCGGCTGCGCCGCCGAGCAGGCCGCCCAGAACCTGGCCGCCGACGACGCCGCCAACCGCGCCGCTGAGCAGTCTGGGAAGTTGGCCCATTGCAGCCTGCTTGAACGCAGCGCCGACCGCCTGGCCGGCAATGATGCCGGTGACCGCCTGCACCACGATCTGAAGAAGCACATTTGTATCCATCAAATGATCCCTCCATGTCCACTCAAGGTCTTACAGGGCGGCAACATCAGATGCTGATTCGTGCAAAAGTCAAATACTCGCGCAAACGAGAACGGGCGGCCTTTCGACCGCCCGCCTGTACTTCAAAGCGACTATTCTATCTTACTCGGCGGCGATCGCCTGCTTCGGCTGCACCTCGGCCGAATAGTCGTTCATGAGCGTCTTGGCGATCTCGCCGACCTGGAAGTTGTACGACCCGATCTCGGAGACCGGGGTCACCTCGGCCGCCGTGCCTGTCAGGAAGCACTGCTCGAAGCCCGCCAGTTCCTCCGGCATGATGGCGCGCTCGATCACCTCGATGTTGCGGCGCTTGGCTAGGTCGATGACGGTCCGGCGCGTGATGCCGTCCAGGAAGCAGTCCGGCTTCGGCGTATGGATCTTGCCGTCCTTGACGAAGAAGATGTTGGCGCCGGTCGCTTCGGCGACCTGGCCGCGCCAGTCGAGCATCATGGCGTCGGCATAGCCGCGATCCTCGGCCCGGTGCTTCGACAGCGTGCAGATCATGTAGAGGCCGGCCGCCTTGGACTTGGAGGGCGCCGTCTGCGGATCGGGGCGGCGGTACTCGGCGACGTCGAGGCGGATGCCCTTCAGCTTCTGGGCCGGGTCGAAGTAGCTCGGCCACTGCCAGATGGCGATCGCGCAGTTGATGCGGTTGGCCTGGGCCGAAACGCCCATCTGCTCGCTGCCGCGCCAGGCGATCGGACGGACATAGGCGTCGGCGAAACCCTGCTTTTTCAACAGGGTGTCGCAGGCAGCGTCGATTTCCGCCACGCTGTATGGGATGGTGAAGCCGAGGATCTTGGCCGAATCATGCAGGCGCTGGGTGTGTTCCGTCAGCTTGAAAATCTTGCCGCCATAGGCGCGCTCGCCTTCGAACACGGCGCTGGCGTAGTGCAGCCCGTGCGTCAAGACGTGGATCTTGGCGTCCGCCCATTTGACGAACTCGCCATTCATCCAGATGAAACCCTCCAGTTGGTCGAAGGGAACGGATGCCATTTCATACCTCCCAAGGCGCAAAGCCTTTGAATGCCTTAATATCTGGTCGGCCGAACGCCGGGCCCAGTTGAGCCAAGCGTAGGGCGGTCGCGGTGATATGGCAAATCCAATGAAATTGCCATTAACGCCGCAAACACATGCCTTTTC
This portion of the Mesorhizobium shangrilense genome encodes:
- a CDS encoding CapA family protein; this translates as MAAALTAEPPAEFARLVFLGDVYAGSRQRAPAIDPMLVAALQSADLVVANCAGPVVRRPHLPVRSWLKQRRHMDAGALLGVISAMGVETERLALSVANSHALDQSVAGFEETVDTLKALQVRVIGAAQRGLVQTVRAGSLHVGLLAFAEPERHARRLRRHVVTAGDLAASHWLTGEDRQPDLVCAFPHWDRWKARRPGLRALDRAGRLAERGISLVAGHHPSRLQPLERVGNAYVAYGLGVFHGRGAARSLADRVGAMLVVDVSTARRERGRIAAYELFPFVRLAEASRDRIVPLEYAPPELRSQAEATFAHLASVRC
- a CDS encoding cold-shock protein, which translates into the protein MSQTGTVKFFNATKGFGFITPDGGAKDVFVHISAIEKSGLRTLVDGQKVSFDVEPDRMGKGPKAVNLRVE
- a CDS encoding cold-shock protein; this translates as MPQTGTVKFFNHAKGFGFITPDDGQKDVFVHISAVQSSGLPGLEDGQKVRFETEPDKRGKGPKAVNLSVI
- a CDS encoding BA14K family protein; this translates as MSLLKKTILSVAVAATTFAAIPAEAGERWRHHGGYHSHGSSDGDLVAAGIVGLALGALAVGALNTNRQPVYADRYYRNPPPRPSRYYYEGAVARGGVEPWSRSWYRYCSNRYRSFDPQTGTYVGYDGRERFCNAN
- a CDS encoding MBL fold metallo-hydrolase; its protein translation is MGQLNGIIVPVTPFQQNCTILFDMDTKTGVVIDPGGDVDQIRAAIDDQGVKIEQIWITHGHIDHVGGAMELKEALGVDIVGPHEADKGLLANVEKQAQMYGMAGSVRNCTPDRYLSEGETVSFGDHVFEVLHCPGHAPGHVVYFNRAANFAHVGDVLFRGSVGRTDLPGGDHEALIRSIKEKLLPLGDQVGFVCGHGPGGRFGEERLENPFLR
- a CDS encoding branched-chain amino acid aminotransferase; translation: MASVPFDQLEGFIWMNGEFVKWADAKIHVLTHGLHYASAVFEGERAYGGKIFKLTEHTQRLHDSAKILGFTIPYSVAEIDAACDTLLKKQGFADAYVRPIAWRGSEQMGVSAQANRINCAIAIWQWPSYFDPAQKLKGIRLDVAEYRRPDPQTAPSKSKAAGLYMICTLSKHRAEDRGYADAMMLDWRGQVAEATGANIFFVKDGKIHTPKPDCFLDGITRRTVIDLAKRRNIEVIERAIMPEELAGFEQCFLTGTAAEVTPVSEIGSYNFQVGEIAKTLMNDYSAEVQPKQAIAAE